The proteins below come from a single Dinghuibacter silviterrae genomic window:
- a CDS encoding lipopolysaccharide biosynthesis protein, with amino-acid sequence MSLRKKTIAGIFWSVGQQFTMLGLNLGVSVILARLMPPSQFGLIGMVAIFIAVGEALIGGGLGAALIRDKDPDALDYSTVFISNVGVGVFLYVLLFATAPLIAAFFRQEVLTPIIRVYMLTILMFSFSGIQSTRLTREMNFKKLAACLLPSELLSGILGVVLAYKGYGVWSLVWMNFAQAALFTVFIWTASGWRPGLAFSRTRFRKHFTFGANFLLTTLLDRVYQNIYAVVISKFYQPAQVGYYTRSYSLVMIPVDNLFQALVNVTFPAFASIQSDTEKLLRAHRKLMQQALFILLPVMMMMILTAEPLFRWLLTDKWLPAVPYFRLLCLAGMVLSGNGYFQNILMAKGRSDLLLKVMIIEKVLITLGICSVFPFGIKGLLYYQVFSSVVLFAVNGYIAGKLVGYPLYEQLKDIAPIFGITAIAALPAYMADQRLTGLHDILRIVVVCTFYGVVYLALFFAFRTTEIRDFRELVLKGLVQKLKPWKVAA; translated from the coding sequence ATGAGTCTTAGGAAAAAGACCATAGCAGGTATATTCTGGTCCGTAGGACAGCAATTCACCATGCTGGGGCTGAACCTGGGCGTATCGGTCATTCTGGCCAGGCTGATGCCGCCGTCTCAATTCGGTCTGATCGGCATGGTCGCCATTTTTATTGCGGTAGGAGAAGCCCTTATCGGTGGGGGCCTGGGCGCCGCCCTGATCCGGGACAAAGACCCGGACGCACTGGACTATTCCACCGTCTTTATTTCCAATGTCGGTGTCGGCGTTTTCCTGTATGTCCTTTTGTTTGCCACAGCCCCTTTGATCGCCGCCTTTTTCAGACAGGAGGTATTGACCCCCATCATCCGGGTCTATATGCTCACGATCCTCATGTTCTCCTTTTCCGGGATACAGTCCACCCGGTTGACCCGGGAAATGAATTTTAAAAAACTGGCCGCCTGTTTGCTGCCGTCGGAACTGTTGAGCGGAATCCTCGGGGTGGTCCTTGCCTATAAGGGGTACGGTGTCTGGAGCCTGGTCTGGATGAATTTCGCGCAGGCAGCCTTATTTACCGTGTTTATCTGGACGGCATCGGGCTGGCGTCCCGGACTTGCCTTCAGCCGGACGCGATTCCGCAAACACTTTACGTTCGGGGCCAATTTCCTGCTGACCACCCTCCTGGACCGGGTCTATCAGAATATCTATGCCGTCGTCATCAGTAAATTTTATCAACCCGCCCAGGTAGGCTATTACACGAGGTCGTATAGCCTGGTGATGATCCCGGTGGATAATCTTTTCCAGGCCCTTGTCAACGTTACATTCCCCGCCTTTGCGTCTATACAAAGCGATACCGAAAAATTGCTGAGGGCCCACCGTAAGCTGATGCAGCAGGCGCTTTTTATCCTGTTGCCCGTCATGATGATGATGATCCTGACGGCGGAGCCGTTGTTCCGGTGGCTGCTGACGGACAAATGGTTGCCCGCCGTGCCCTATTTCAGGCTGTTGTGCCTGGCGGGTATGGTGTTGTCCGGGAACGGGTATTTCCAGAATATTTTGATGGCCAAGGGCAGAAGCGATCTGCTGCTAAAGGTCATGATCATAGAAAAGGTATTGATCACCCTGGGGATTTGCTCGGTATTCCCCTTCGGGATAAAAGGCCTTTTGTATTACCAGGTATTTTCTTCCGTGGTTTTGTTCGCCGTCAACGGGTACATTGCGGGAAAACTGGTCGGTTATCCATTATACGAGCAACTGAAGGACATCGCCCCCATTTTTGGCATTACCGCGATTGCGGCCCTGCCGGCCTATATGGCGGATCAACGGTTGACCGGTTTACACGACATCCTACGGATCGTTGTTGTATGCACCTTTTATGGGGTGGTGTACCTGGCCTTATTCTTTGCTTTCCGGACAACCGAAATCAGGGATTTCAGGGAGCTGGTGTTAAAAGGACTTGTTCAAAAATTGAAGCCATGGAAGGTTGCCGCATAA
- a CDS encoding acyltransferase: MTQERFIHPTADVQTEEIGQGTVIWQFAVVLKGARIGSGCNVNCHTFIEGDVVVGNNVTVKAGVYLWNGLRVEDDVFIGPNVTFTNDKYPRSKQYPAKFQTTLLERGCSIGGGATILGGSTVGAYAVVGAGSVVTKDVPAYALVKGCPAKICGWVDEKGNKLTKQP, from the coding sequence ATGACACAGGAACGATTCATACACCCCACGGCGGACGTCCAGACGGAGGAGATCGGGCAAGGCACGGTCATCTGGCAATTTGCCGTGGTGTTGAAAGGGGCGCGGATCGGTTCGGGCTGCAATGTCAATTGCCACACCTTTATCGAAGGAGACGTCGTCGTGGGGAATAACGTGACCGTCAAGGCGGGTGTTTACCTATGGAACGGGCTCAGGGTGGAGGACGATGTCTTCATCGGGCCCAACGTCACCTTTACCAACGACAAATATCCCCGCTCGAAACAATATCCGGCAAAGTTCCAGACGACATTGCTGGAACGGGGTTGCTCCATCGGGGGAGGCGCCACTATCCTGGGGGGCTCGACCGTGGGCGCTTACGCCGTGGTGGGTGCGGGGAGCGTGGTGACAAAGGATGTACCGGCATACGCGCTGGTCAAGGGCTGTCCCGCCAAGATATGCGGCTGGGTCGACGAAAAAGGAAACAAACTGACGAAACAACCTTGA
- a CDS encoding DegT/DnrJ/EryC1/StrS family aminotransferase, whose translation MNIPYLSFTGMHDSIREEMHQAFSAVYDSHWYVLGKKVEAFESQYAGFNGTAFCKGLSNGLDALHLSLKVLGVGPGDEVIVPSNTYIATVLAVSYTGATPVFSEPDPGTYNLDPVRVAEAITGKTKVILPVHLYGQACDMQAIMDLAARHHISVVEDNAQAHGAAFNGKLTGAWGHINATSFYPGKNLGALGDGGAITTNDPELARKAEILRNYGSQKKYFNEVIGHNMRLDELQAALLSVKLPYLKKWTEARQTLAEGYTQRLQGAGDLVLPVTAPGATHVYHVYMVRTRQRDALQAFLQDKGIGTLIHYPLPPHLQEAYRFLGYQQGDFPIAETIAGTCLSLPLWPGMTEAALDEVAGQIHTFFKTHRS comes from the coding sequence ATGAACATACCCTACCTGTCCTTTACCGGCATGCACGATTCCATCCGGGAAGAAATGCACCAGGCCTTTAGCGCGGTGTACGACAGCCATTGGTATGTATTGGGCAAAAAGGTGGAGGCCTTCGAAAGCCAGTATGCCGGCTTTAACGGGACCGCATTTTGCAAAGGGCTCAGCAATGGCCTCGACGCCCTACACCTGTCCTTAAAAGTACTGGGTGTTGGTCCGGGGGACGAAGTGATCGTACCCTCCAATACTTATATCGCCACCGTTCTCGCCGTATCCTATACCGGGGCGACGCCGGTGTTTTCGGAGCCCGATCCCGGGACCTACAACCTCGATCCCGTCCGCGTGGCGGAAGCGATCACCGGTAAGACAAAGGTCATCCTGCCCGTCCACCTGTACGGACAAGCCTGCGACATGCAGGCGATCATGGATCTGGCGGCCCGCCACCACATAAGCGTCGTAGAAGACAATGCCCAGGCACACGGAGCCGCCTTTAACGGAAAGCTGACAGGCGCCTGGGGACACATCAATGCCACCAGCTTTTACCCGGGCAAAAATTTAGGCGCCTTAGGCGACGGCGGCGCCATCACCACCAACGACCCGGAACTCGCCAGAAAAGCCGAAATCCTGAGGAACTACGGCTCGCAAAAGAAATATTTCAACGAGGTCATCGGGCACAATATGCGGCTGGACGAGCTCCAGGCGGCGCTGTTGTCGGTCAAGCTGCCGTATTTAAAGAAATGGACCGAGGCGAGACAGACGCTGGCCGAAGGCTACACCCAAAGGTTGCAAGGTGCGGGCGACCTGGTATTGCCGGTCACCGCCCCCGGGGCCACGCACGTCTACCACGTCTATATGGTGCGCACCCGGCAGCGGGACGCCCTTCAAGCCTTTTTGCAGGACAAGGGGATCGGCACGTTGATCCACTACCCCTTGCCCCCTCACCTGCAGGAAGCCTACCGGTTCTTAGGCTATCAACAGGGCGACTTCCCCATTGCCGAAACCATCGCCGGTACCTGTCTGAGTCTTCCGCTCTGGCCGGGGATGACCGAAGCGGCACTGGACGAGGTCGCCGGCCAGATCCACACATTTTTTAAAACCCACAGGTCATGA
- a CDS encoding sugar 3,4-ketoisomerase, protein MRKTVFDCTLFYLNRLDTGKGFISVVEGQGQLPFTVKRVFYLYDIPGGESRGAHAHRTCHQFLVAASGAFEVLLNDGRTQRLVQLNRPYMGLHIPPGIWASEVNFSSGSICLVLTSEKYDDKDYIRDYDEYLEWSQAQKALI, encoded by the coding sequence ATGCGAAAGACCGTATTTGACTGCACCCTTTTTTACCTGAACCGCCTCGACACGGGGAAGGGATTCATATCGGTGGTAGAGGGCCAGGGCCAGTTGCCTTTTACGGTAAAGCGGGTCTTTTATCTCTACGACATCCCCGGGGGTGAGTCCAGGGGCGCGCACGCGCACCGGACGTGTCATCAGTTCCTGGTGGCAGCCAGCGGCGCCTTTGAGGTGCTGCTCAACGACGGCCGGACGCAACGGCTCGTTCAGTTGAACCGCCCTTATATGGGGCTGCATATACCCCCCGGTATCTGGGCGTCGGAAGTCAACTTCTCCTCCGGGTCTATTTGTCTCGTGCTGACCAGCGAGAAATACGACGACAAGGATTATATCCGGGACTATGACGAATACCTCGAATGGTCCCAGGCGCAAAAGGCATTGATATGA
- a CDS encoding SDR family oxidoreductase: MFEHPFHTGSLSDHSFLVTGGAGFIGSNLVEYLVRHKAGRIRVLDNLSTGHLDNLREFRDYPGFEWMEGDIRDMDTCRRACEGIQFVSHQAALGSVPRSVKDPVTTNDVNITGHLHVLQAARESGSTLKMVYAASSSTYGDSRELPKVEDRIGNPLSPYAVTKFVNERYAQVFSDVYGFHTVGLRYFNVFGPRQDPDGPYAAVIPLFIRAALQGNAPTINGDGEQTRDFTFVENAVQANILALLKGRSLDKHEVFNIAYGRNITLNGLWRLLTAQTGTHRQPTYGPPRQGDIKHSLADIGKAARMLDYAPRFDIEKGLSVTLEWYRHES, encoded by the coding sequence ATGTTCGAACACCCCTTTCATACCGGTTCGCTTTCCGATCATTCCTTCCTCGTCACGGGTGGGGCCGGCTTTATCGGTTCCAACCTCGTGGAATACCTGGTCCGCCATAAGGCCGGCAGGATCCGTGTCCTGGACAACCTGTCGACCGGGCACCTGGACAACCTCAGGGAATTTAGGGACTATCCGGGTTTCGAATGGATGGAAGGGGATATCCGGGACATGGACACCTGCCGGCGCGCCTGCGAGGGGATTCAGTTCGTGTCGCACCAGGCGGCACTGGGTTCCGTTCCGCGTTCAGTCAAGGACCCGGTGACCACCAACGACGTCAACATCACGGGCCATCTTCATGTATTACAGGCCGCCCGGGAATCCGGTAGTACGCTGAAAATGGTCTATGCGGCCTCTTCATCCACCTATGGGGATTCCCGGGAGTTGCCAAAGGTCGAGGACCGGATCGGCAACCCGCTGTCCCCTTATGCGGTGACGAAATTTGTCAATGAACGCTACGCCCAGGTCTTTTCGGATGTATACGGCTTCCATACCGTGGGGCTGCGTTACTTTAACGTATTTGGTCCACGCCAGGACCCGGACGGGCCCTACGCGGCGGTCATACCGCTGTTCATCCGCGCCGCGTTGCAAGGGAACGCCCCGACCATCAATGGGGACGGGGAGCAAACCCGGGACTTCACCTTTGTAGAAAATGCCGTCCAGGCAAACATCCTCGCCTTGTTAAAGGGGCGGTCGCTGGACAAGCACGAGGTCTTCAACATCGCTTACGGCCGGAATATTACCCTCAATGGGTTGTGGCGTCTCCTGACAGCGCAAACGGGCACCCACCGGCAGCCCACTTACGGCCCACCCCGTCAGGGGGACATAAAGCATTCCCTGGCCGATATCGGGAAAGCGGCCCGCATGCTGGATTACGCCCCCCGGTTCGATATTGAAAAAGGCCTATCCGTCACCCTTGAATGGTACCGTCATGAGTCTTAG
- a CDS encoding GumC family protein, producing the protein MNGPLAIENRLQGQPSGSPKEVNVLMEVLSRFVHYWYWFIVSIIFCVACAKIYLRYSVPVYNVQCRFLIKKQNTNPQAEELSQLSIIDNNNDVGNGVEILRTKLLMKRTVHRLQLNVTCFSMGRFKHTERYRNAPFDIQLVSMEDTAAGRAMTITMSPAGDGILLAGQGTALRQWGDTIREGGIVMTVLKNQPFFTTEGQYEVFISPEDQTTLAYMARTKIAQSSDGTNVVEMDITDALPKRGEDVLNTLYDVYTQANVEDQNSTADNTIDFINNRLEIVQRELSGVENHIQDFKTRNQVTDLGEQSKLALGDNHDLEQQVVQQGVRLEVLNSVEDYLRKNDKRVVPPSLIDQDPAYAALAQRYNAAVTERDNLLANAAPRNPVVVQMNARIDTLKHDLLASLDNVRQTLQITSQGLVRKLDQVGGTIRQTPAKERTFLDISREQQVKQQLYLFLLQKREETAISKSGTLANSRLIEPARRDAAPFSPNARNIYMTGLAVGVLIPGVLIYLLSLINNRIAGKKDVTARTDAPILGEVGHNRTGEALIMGGNARSILAEQFRILRANLQFMLTGRRHQVILVTSSMSGEGKTFISMNIAGALAITGKKVVLLELDLRKPKVSSDLGMDNNQGFSNYVVSNEDMKNLAKPVPSMPGLFVIGSGPVPPNPAELLMQDKVNALFEYLHANFDFIVIDTPPVGLVSDALLVAPYADACIYITRQGYTRKGQVGLIEELYLSRKMKGLSVVINDVKAEKRGGYGYGYGYGYGYGSGYYSDDDTKSKPWQKIFSKQASSK; encoded by the coding sequence ATGAACGGACCCCTCGCCATAGAAAACCGCCTGCAAGGACAGCCTTCAGGGAGCCCCAAGGAAGTCAACGTCCTGATGGAGGTACTCTCCAGGTTTGTGCATTACTGGTACTGGTTTATTGTGTCCATCATCTTTTGCGTGGCCTGTGCCAAGATATACTTGAGGTACAGCGTACCCGTATATAACGTCCAGTGCCGGTTCCTCATCAAAAAGCAGAACACGAACCCGCAGGCGGAGGAGCTTTCACAGCTCAGCATCATCGATAACAACAACGACGTCGGTAACGGCGTGGAGATTCTCCGGACAAAGCTGCTCATGAAACGGACGGTCCACCGCTTGCAGCTCAACGTCACGTGTTTTTCCATGGGCCGGTTTAAACATACCGAGCGCTACCGGAACGCCCCCTTTGACATACAGTTGGTATCCATGGAGGACACCGCCGCCGGCCGGGCCATGACGATCACCATGAGTCCTGCAGGGGACGGCATTCTGTTGGCCGGCCAGGGCACTGCGTTACGCCAGTGGGGGGACACCATCCGGGAAGGAGGGATTGTCATGACCGTCCTGAAAAACCAACCCTTTTTTACGACCGAAGGCCAGTACGAGGTCTTTATCTCCCCGGAAGACCAGACAACCCTGGCGTATATGGCCCGGACAAAGATTGCCCAAAGCTCGGACGGTACCAACGTGGTGGAGATGGATATTACCGACGCGCTTCCCAAAAGAGGGGAAGACGTCCTCAACACCCTTTACGACGTCTATACCCAGGCCAACGTGGAAGACCAGAATTCGACAGCGGACAATACCATCGATTTTATCAACAACCGCCTGGAAATCGTGCAAAGGGAGCTGTCGGGAGTAGAGAACCATATCCAGGATTTCAAAACCCGCAACCAGGTCACCGACCTGGGAGAACAGTCCAAGCTGGCACTCGGGGACAATCATGACCTGGAGCAACAGGTCGTGCAACAAGGGGTCCGGTTGGAAGTATTGAATTCCGTGGAAGACTATTTGCGGAAAAACGACAAAAGGGTGGTGCCCCCTTCGCTTATAGACCAGGATCCGGCTTATGCCGCGCTTGCCCAAAGATATAACGCCGCAGTAACGGAAAGGGATAACCTCCTGGCGAACGCCGCTCCGCGCAACCCGGTGGTGGTGCAGATGAATGCCCGGATCGATACCCTGAAACATGACCTCCTCGCCAGCCTGGACAATGTCCGGCAAACCCTCCAGATCACCAGCCAGGGGTTGGTCCGGAAACTCGACCAAGTGGGGGGCACCATCCGGCAAACGCCTGCCAAGGAACGGACGTTCCTCGACATTTCCAGAGAACAGCAGGTCAAGCAACAGCTCTACCTGTTCCTTTTGCAAAAAAGGGAAGAAACCGCCATTTCAAAGTCCGGCACCCTTGCCAACTCCAGGCTGATCGAACCGGCCCGCAGGGACGCCGCGCCGTTTAGCCCCAACGCCCGTAACATCTACATGACCGGTCTGGCGGTCGGTGTGCTTATCCCCGGGGTCCTGATCTACCTGCTGTCGCTGATCAACAACCGGATCGCCGGCAAAAAAGACGTGACTGCCCGCACAGATGCGCCCATATTAGGGGAGGTCGGGCACAACCGCACCGGCGAAGCGCTGATCATGGGGGGCAACGCCCGCAGCATCCTCGCAGAACAGTTCCGGATCCTGCGCGCCAACCTGCAATTTATGCTAACCGGCCGCCGGCACCAGGTGATCCTCGTCACGTCGAGCATGAGCGGGGAGGGAAAGACCTTTATCTCGATGAACATCGCCGGCGCTTTGGCGATCACCGGTAAAAAAGTCGTGCTCCTGGAACTGGACCTCCGGAAACCCAAGGTGTCCTCGGACCTCGGCATGGACAACAACCAGGGGTTTAGCAACTATGTCGTGTCCAACGAGGATATGAAAAACCTGGCCAAACCGGTACCCAGTATGCCCGGTTTGTTTGTCATCGGATCGGGTCCGGTACCGCCGAATCCCGCGGAGCTGCTGATGCAGGACAAAGTCAATGCGCTTTTCGAGTACCTGCACGCCAATTTCGACTTTATCGTCATCGATACCCCCCCGGTGGGGCTCGTATCGGATGCCTTGCTGGTCGCGCCGTATGCAGATGCCTGTATCTACATCACCCGCCAGGGGTATACGCGCAAAGGCCAGGTAGGCCTGATCGAAGAGTTGTACCTCTCCCGGAAGATGAAAGGGCTTTCTGTCGTCATCAACGACGTCAAGGCGGAAAAAAGAGGGGGGTATGGCTATGGCTACGGGTATGGGTACGGCTATGGGTCCGGTTATTACAGCGACGACGATACCAAATCCAAACCCTGGCAAAAAATATTCTCCAAGCAAGCGTCATCCAAATAA
- a CDS encoding glycosyltransferase: protein MTQEPLVSVIVITYHSLATVGETLDSIYRQTYRRIELIIADDGSSDGTVALAGDWIGQHGSRFERADIVAAPRNGGIPANCNRGLAQARGEYIKIIAGDDVLTDDCIDYNVKHIGQAMLACSDLLCLAGGALRPILPSDRRDLTAFFALPPEQRFRQYIRTPIFLNVPTLFIRKELYDKIGTYDEDIRLLEDQPFLCKAMAAGYIPVYLDHVTVHYRISAHSTMGGQSRAFRLALMESYRRYRKPYLRWTSFPEALIMLEAAVVRFLLQARWYKPTTIDRFKRYSPSRIFLEEGFRAHFFRKIFKTTEPA from the coding sequence ATGACCCAGGAACCCTTAGTCTCCGTCATCGTCATTACCTACCATTCCCTGGCTACGGTCGGGGAAACGCTGGACAGCATCTACCGCCAGACCTATCGCAGGATCGAGTTGATCATCGCCGATGACGGGTCCTCGGATGGAACGGTGGCACTTGCCGGTGACTGGATCGGGCAGCATGGCTCCCGGTTTGAAAGGGCGGACATCGTGGCGGCGCCGCGCAACGGGGGCATACCGGCCAATTGCAACCGCGGGCTGGCGCAGGCCCGGGGTGAATACATCAAGATCATTGCCGGGGACGACGTACTGACAGACGATTGTATCGATTATAACGTGAAGCATATCGGACAGGCCATGCTGGCCTGCTCCGACCTGCTTTGCCTGGCCGGGGGCGCGCTCCGGCCCATCCTCCCGTCGGATCGGAGGGACCTCACCGCCTTTTTTGCGCTGCCGCCCGAACAACGTTTCCGGCAATACATCCGGACGCCCATTTTCCTAAATGTGCCTACCCTTTTTATCCGGAAGGAACTCTACGACAAGATCGGGACCTACGACGAGGATATCCGGTTGCTCGAAGACCAGCCGTTTCTTTGTAAGGCGATGGCCGCTGGATACATCCCCGTTTACCTGGACCACGTCACGGTCCATTACCGCATCAGCGCACACAGTACGATGGGCGGGCAAAGCAGGGCGTTCCGCCTGGCCCTGATGGAGAGCTACCGCAGGTACCGGAAGCCTTACCTGCGCTGGACGTCTTTTCCCGAAGCGCTGATTATGCTGGAAGCGGCCGTTGTCCGCTTTTTGCTCCAGGCCCGGTGGTACAAACCCACGACCATAGATCGCTTTAAACGATACAGCCCTTCCCGTATATTCCTGGAGGAAGGATTCCGGGCGCACTTTTTTAGAAAAATTTTCAAAACAACGGAACCCGCATGA
- a CDS encoding glycosyltransferase, with protein sequence MTPQPLVSVIVVAFDSARFIEATLESIRRQTYSPIELVIADDASMDDTVELANAWLQRHGDRFSTWTIVRAETNAGLSQNCNNGWRASTGDWIKLIAADDLLLDTCIADNVAFAQKTPDAKVVFSRMEKIDDKGSSMGEYFFPSHFFTMDAKRQLTHLLRRNYLGAPSAFIARRVLEETGGFDPSFPMMEDLPLWTKLLVSGIRLDGLNRKTVAYRIHNGSIQRKAGRALDGYLEANRRFDRQTRFPLARQRSYLLYLVMRFDDLLPWIQRRRVLTLVCYPFLWAWYHYSPFTLSKKTAAPCL encoded by the coding sequence ATGACCCCGCAGCCCCTTGTATCCGTGATCGTGGTCGCCTTCGATTCCGCCCGTTTCATAGAAGCGACCCTGGAGAGCATCCGGCGGCAGACCTATTCCCCGATAGAGCTGGTCATCGCCGACGACGCCTCTATGGACGACACGGTGGAACTCGCGAACGCCTGGTTGCAACGCCACGGGGACAGGTTCTCCACCTGGACTATCGTCCGGGCGGAAACGAACGCCGGCTTGTCGCAAAACTGTAATAACGGCTGGCGGGCATCTACCGGTGACTGGATAAAATTGATCGCCGCGGACGACCTCCTGCTCGATACCTGTATCGCCGATAATGTAGCCTTCGCGCAAAAAACGCCGGACGCGAAAGTGGTCTTTTCACGTATGGAGAAGATCGACGACAAGGGGAGCTCCATGGGAGAATACTTTTTCCCCAGCCATTTCTTCACCATGGATGCCAAAAGGCAGCTGACCCATTTGCTCCGCAGGAACTATTTAGGCGCGCCCTCCGCGTTTATCGCCCGCAGGGTGCTGGAAGAGACCGGTGGTTTTGATCCCAGTTTCCCGATGATGGAGGACCTGCCCTTGTGGACAAAGCTGCTGGTCTCGGGGATACGGCTGGACGGTCTGAACCGCAAAACGGTCGCCTACCGGATCCACAACGGTTCTATACAAAGAAAGGCCGGCCGGGCCCTGGACGGATACCTGGAGGCCAATAGACGGTTTGACCGTCAAACCCGTTTTCCGCTGGCCAGGCAAAGGTCCTACCTGTTGTACCTGGTGATGCGTTTCGACGACCTGTTGCCCTGGATCCAACGGAGACGTGTCCTGACCCTGGTTTGTTATCCTTTCCTCTGGGCCTGGTACCATTACAGTCCGTTTACACTATCCAAAAAAACTGCCGCGCCATGCCTTTGA
- a CDS encoding sugar 3,4-ketoisomerase, translating to MEGCRIIQFPKILDPRGNLTFTQFPGQLPFEMERVFWTYDVPGGETRGGHAYHRQEEIIIALSGSFDVVVTRMDGSTEKFHLNRSYYGIYVPAMTWRQMENFSTNSLALHLASTPFDREDYIYDFERYKGYAKDRI from the coding sequence ATGGAAGGTTGCCGCATAATCCAATTCCCAAAGATCCTCGACCCGCGGGGGAACCTCACGTTCACCCAGTTCCCGGGGCAACTCCCCTTTGAGATGGAGCGCGTCTTCTGGACCTATGACGTGCCGGGAGGGGAGACCAGGGGCGGTCATGCGTATCACCGGCAGGAAGAAATCATCATCGCGCTCAGCGGGAGCTTTGACGTGGTGGTGACCAGGATGGACGGGAGCACGGAAAAATTTCATTTGAACCGATCTTACTATGGGATCTATGTACCCGCCATGACCTGGCGGCAGATGGAGAACTTCTCCACCAACTCGCTGGCGCTTCACCTGGCCAGTACGCCTTTCGACAGAGAAGACTATATATATGACTTCGAACGATATAAAGGATATGCGAAAGACCGTATTTGA
- a CDS encoding glycosyltransferase family 2 protein, translating into MPLISVIIPMFNVERYIGRCIQSVLAQTFRDIEVILVDDGSADGSIRVAETVLRQDGQVPYTLVRHEHNRGVSAARNSGVDAARGEYIYFPDSDDYIESNMLERLYTQSRETGADIVMCGSRSVYEDGRKPPVNDIPEVQGNLDGEGAVLALLMGKCRAYLCMQLFRRSLFEGLRFPEGRIYEDRLRLPFLFLRAQTVSFIPDVLYNYEQRDGSITRGFRPEIYKNLEGMKELQERLGERLARPEWDLAFFRYEYLNIQTLVFNAFVHSDRYRDVGTFLAKVRSHIRWRKLVRGYKVMPRPVLSLVLFKTQPYLFYTFFKRYILQKLDA; encoded by the coding sequence ATGCCTTTGATCAGCGTCATCATCCCCATGTTTAACGTCGAGCGGTATATCGGACGCTGCATCCAGTCCGTGCTCGCCCAGACCTTCAGGGATATTGAAGTGATCCTGGTGGACGACGGGTCCGCGGACGGCAGCATCCGGGTGGCCGAAACGGTCCTCCGCCAGGACGGACAGGTACCCTACACCCTCGTCCGGCACGAGCACAACCGGGGCGTATCCGCCGCCCGGAATTCGGGTGTCGACGCCGCCCGGGGGGAATACATCTACTTCCCCGACAGCGACGATTATATAGAGTCCAATATGCTCGAACGGTTGTATACCCAAAGCCGGGAAACCGGTGCGGACATCGTCATGTGCGGGTCCAGAAGCGTATACGAAGACGGCCGCAAACCGCCCGTCAATGACATACCCGAGGTCCAGGGAAACCTGGACGGGGAAGGAGCGGTGCTGGCGTTGCTGATGGGGAAATGCCGGGCCTATCTTTGCATGCAACTGTTCCGGAGGAGTCTGTTCGAGGGCCTGCGGTTCCCGGAAGGCCGGATTTACGAGGACCGGTTGCGGTTGCCTTTTCTTTTCCTTCGTGCCCAAACGGTTTCGTTTATCCCGGATGTCCTGTATAACTACGAACAGCGCGACGGATCGATTACGAGGGGCTTCCGCCCGGAAATATACAAGAACCTGGAGGGGATGAAAGAGCTGCAGGAGCGCTTGGGCGAGCGGCTGGCGCGGCCGGAATGGGACCTGGCCTTTTTCCGGTATGAATACCTGAACATACAAACGCTGGTCTTCAATGCCTTTGTTCATTCGGACCGGTACCGGGACGTCGGGACCTTTCTGGCAAAGGTGCGGTCCCACATCCGCTGGCGGAAGCTGGTGCGCGGATATAAGGTTATGCCCCGCCCGGTCCTGTCGCTGGTCCTTTTCAAGACACAACCTTATCTGTTCTATACCTTTTTCAAACGATATATCCTGCAAAAACTCGACGCATGA